TTTCTTCGTCCTGCGCGACGGAGAAACATTTTCCGAACAGTGGTAATCAGAACCTAGGTTTTTCCGTCGATTTCTCCGTTTTTCTCCGCCAACTGTACGGAAATTTCTCAGGAATGACCCCACTTTTGAGCCCCCAGCGGAAAATTACTTGCCGTGGCGGCGGGGCGCGACGGCGACATTTGGTGAAAAGAGCACGTAATAAAACTTTAGTACTTCTTGAGCCGTAGAAGTGGTCGAAGAGATTAATGCATGCATGGCGAATGTCGCGCTTTCTTATTAATGGAAGTTCCAGTGTTTGAGGCCGGAGTGGGAGAGTGAGTCGCACGTCATGCGCAGTTCCGGTATTGGTAAACAATATTTGGTGGTCTTCGAGTCGGGGTTCTTCATGTCGGTCTCCATGTTGAGAGAAACGATAACACCCTTTTCTGTGATGGGATAGGTGAAGAACCCCTTGTCTGGGCCGTTTTTGATTATCTCTTTGGTGTGTTCATCGTGGCCGTTTATCTTGTTTAGACCAGCACTGTCCGAGACTACGCCGGGAAGGATGAGGTCGCCTACTTTGGCCTTGAGGAGTTTGGATAAATATTCGTTCTTCATGGCGTTTTCAACTGGTATGATATCGGACCAGTTTCTTTTGTTTAGAAAGCATTTTTCCTTACGGTGGCCCGATCCGGAGACCTCGACGTTGAAGATAGGGACCGCATCTTCGTCAGTTTCATAATCGAAATGGTGAATCTCGGCCTTTGATTGCAATAAAGAAACCATACCGTTTGGTGGTGGGGTGTTAACCACTGCACTGGAGATGACATTGAACATCAATCTCATGTCATTTTCCGGCTCGTTTGCCACCTTGGCACTCTCTCTTTCGGCTTGTTCGGAATTAGAGAAGATATGTCGTCTGTGTCTCTTGGTCATGAACCTACCAATTGACGCTAAATGCACGTCACCAGAAAGTATAGTGATCCGGATACCATATTTGGCACCATAGTCTTGCAACCGTGCCACTAAGCCGTTCCTTTCCTTTTTGTGGTGTCTGGCACACCAGTGATCATtcagatcatcaagcaaCTCGATATCTCCATTGAACTCGTTGATCAACCCACTTCCAAGGATTCCCCTTTTGGCTAGAGCACGAACGGGAGCCAGCAAACTAGAGGAAAACAGCCATTCTAAGAGAACTAACCTTGGGTACGCGATTGGAACCCCTAACATCACGAAAAGATGGTCCATTTTGGCATTATTTGCCTCCGCAACCAACTTTTCGAAAACAACATCGTACGTGGCCTCGCTAACGATCTCTTTGAGCTTCCTTTCCGTTCTGCAGTCCAGTCCCAACAGTCCAATGTTAGGACCCACTCTGGTGAAAATCGAATGACTGGGTTCCCTGATGTATGGACTTGAATTGGGACCAATAATCCACATGGGATCTTCCAAGTACGCCTTGCGCTCGGTTACGCTCACGTGGTGTTGAAACAGCATGTAGTACTTATAAGCGGCTTTACCGATAGAGCTAAACGCATCTGTCTTCATGAATGTGTGTGAGTACGAACCGAACCCATCGATGATGTCATGGTCGTCCCAAATGTTGATCGAGGGAATCGAGGCCATCGCTATGGGAAAACACTTTTGGGTGCACTTCGACTTTGGTGTAGAACCCTTCCAATGGCCATATCCGTACCATTCAAGGTACTCGGTGAGGTAAAACTCGTTCAGCTGTCTCCGAAATTCATCGTCAACCACAGTCGAGAATTTCTTGACAGGGTTGGTCGTTTGCGTCCATTGCTTGACTTTCTCGCAGTAAATCTTGATGCTGTCGGAGTAGATCTGGTCCCCTCCACCGAGCATGACATTGTAATGGATTTTCGCGTGCTTGTTCAGGATATCGAACCAGAGAGACCCTTCGAAGTGTGTCGTATCGACGCTCAACGAGAACCCGTTACAGGAGTACGAGATCATGTTGAAATTCGCGGTCTTTGACGGAATGAAGAATCGAAAGTGCGGTCTCCACTCTCCATCTAACTTGTACTTCACCATCTGCTCCGCATCTGCGAGCGGAATTTCAACGTCGTACCTAAAGAAATGGAACACGGAACCGccgctttcttcttcgtgGAACAACTCTGACTTGAACTCTCCCTCAGAAATCTGCGGGTCTTTAGACCCGCAGTCCGAGGCATACGAGTAACCTGTCTGGTACGTGATCCGTGGGGCTGCCCCCTGGCCCGCGCTTCGAGTCACAACTAGAATCGACCCCTTGTACGCAAAGGACTCGTAATCCACATTTCTCAGTCTCAGGATTGGCCCAACGATGATTCCACTCCCAGCAATCGGTGAACCATCGATGCAATCGTTACAATTTTCCACTGCCCCGCGGTAAAGCGACTCTGTTTTCCACTCATCGAACCAATTGTCCCCCAGTTTTGCAGCATCAGACATTTCAAACGTTCTCTACTGGTCTCACGAACTCACGACTATCTTGGGCTACTTGCCAGACTATCACTCGCCCTCTCCCATGTATCTTACAGTCCCTGAGAGGCTTAAATCTCGATACGTGAAGAAGGCGCTATCGGTTTTGTGTTTATAGTTACCCGGCCGCCGGAAAAAccagaaaatttttcaaattatgcgatgagctgcgatgagatgaagagATAGCGAAGAAATGGTGTCATATGGGTAGGTGGAAGAGGCGGAATTAGAGCTGTTAGATACTTTAGAGGTGTTCTTTAGGTTTTATTCGGCAGTATGAGCGAAAGCAAGAAGCGTACGGCTGCTGAAAGCGAGGTAGAAGCCGGTTCGGAGACTCAAGATGGAACTGTTGAAGAGTTCGCGGGATTGAATCTCTCGGGAGCCACATTGAAGGCTGTCGAAAAGATGGGGTTCACTAAGATGACACCGGTGCAGGGAAGGACGATTCCACCTTTGCTGGCGGGACGCGATGTGCTTGGGGCTGCGAAAACCGGGTCTGGAAAGACGCTGGCGTTCTTGATTCCCGCGATTGAGAGGTTACATTCGCTGAAATTTAAGCCTAGAAACGGTACTGGTGTGATCGTGATCACTCCAACGAGAGAACTGGCGTTGCAGATCTTCGGAGTGGCGCGCGAGCTGATGGAGTTCCATTCGCAGACGTACGGAATCGTTATCGGCGGTGCAAATCGTAGGCAGGAGGCCGACAAATTGGTCAAGGGTGTGAATTTACTGATTGCCACACCCGGCCGTTTGTTGGATCATTTGCAAAACACAAAGGGCTTTGTGTTCAAGAATCTGAAGGCGTTGGTCATCGATGAGGCGGATCGTATCTTAGAAATCGGTTTCGAAGACGAAATGAGGCAGATTATCAAGATACTACCCAATGAGGACAGGCAGTCCATGCTGTTCTCCGCTACGCAGACTACTAAGGTGGAGGATCTCGCCAGGATCTCTCTGAGACCCGGCCCGCTATTCATCAACGTGGTCTCGGAAAAGGACCATTCTACCGCGGATGGTCTGGAACAAGGGTATGTGGTTTGTGAGAGTGATAAGAGGTTTCTGCTGTTATTTTCGTTCCTGAAGAGGAATCAGAAAAAGAAGACGATTGTCTTCCTGTCGTCGTGCAATTCGGTGAAATACTACGCTGAACTACTCAATTACATCGATCTACCGGTCTTGGATCTGCACGGCAAGCAGAAGCAACAGAAGAGAACTAACACGTTCTTTGAATTCTGTAACGCAGAGAGGGGGATTCTGATCTGTACCGACGTCGCCGCAAGAGGCCTCGACATCCCAGCTGTCGATTGGATTATTCAGTTCGACCCGCCTGATGACCCAAGGGATTACATCCACAGAGTCGGTAGAACGGCCAGAGGAACCAAAGGCAAAGGTAAATCTTTGATGTTCCTAACCCCCAACGAACTCGGATTTTTGAGATATTTGAAGGCTGCCAAGGTTCCACTCAACGAGTATGAATTCCCCACGAACAAAATCGCAAACGTTCAATCGcagcttgaaaagctgATCAAATCCAACTACTACCTACACCAAACAGCCAAGGACGGTTACAGATCGTATCTACAAGCTTATGCGTCACACTCGTTGAAGACGGTATATCAAATTGACAAGTTGGACTTGGCAAAGGTTGCCAAGTCCTACGGTTTCCCCGTACCCCCAAAGGTCAACATCACAATAGGAGCCAGTGGCAAGACGCCGCCAGCTAAGAAGCGCAGGATACATAAGAACTGACGAATGATTAAGATAAAGAGTATAAAACTGTAAATTATTATGACCGTATGGTTTCAAAAAAATCCCTGAATTATGTGCTTTCTATCTAGCAAGCAATAACTACTCATTCGATATCGTAGGCATATGGATTGAAGCACCTCTGTTTTAAAACTATTTACTGTCGTTCTCTTATATCTCGATGACGGAAAAATTTTCGTAGCTTATTCGCTTTTACTATGAAGTTCTGATAAGTCATCGAGCGACAGAATAAGCAAGCTAGATTCAGAAGATTCCTAGAGTCGATATTGCTGCGGTTATGGCATTGCAAATTTCTTTCGATAAATCTAAAGGGAATCCTCGTGCTCTTTCTCTATGCAACAACCTGAAGATTGCGCTGGCTTTGGAATACGCTAGCAAGGATTTAAAAATCGACATCAATGAGCTGACTCAAGGGCCTCAGCTGATCCAAGGAGACAGTTTCCGTCTTTTCACCGCTGACGCTATCTTAAGATATGCTATGGACGATTTTGAAGGGCAGGAAAGTGAAGAATATCACTATGCTTTGTCATCATTGGAGGCTTTGCTCGAGAAAAAAGAGATCCCAAAGCAGCACGTCGAAGAATGTGTGTCCAAGGCACTTGGCAATTACCTAACTTCTTTGAGCGAGCCGGTTTCTGCCACGAAATTGATAACTTTTGCCAACAGCTACGCTTTGAGCCAGTCTTTGGTCACTGAGAAGTTTCCAACACTACCGCGACAAATAGCTAATGCCATTAAGAGTGCTGAGAGACTCGCTCCCCGTAATATTGCCGCAGAGAGGACAGGTGCGATCAACATCGTCGATGGGTTGAAAGTCAAGGAACTAGGGAAAGAGATCTTACCAAAGGAAAACGAAAGGAACATCTTGATCACCTCGGCTCTTCCATATGTGAACAACGTGCCTCACTTGGGAAATATTGTTGGTAGTGTGTTATCTGCAGACATTTTTGCACGTTACTGTAAGGCAAGAAACTACAACACCGTGTTCATCTGTGGCACAGACGAATACGGTACTGCGACTGAAACAAAGGCGTTGGAGGAAGGTGTTACACCTCGCGAACTGTGCGACAAATACCACGAGATCCATAGCAATGTGTACAAATGGTTCCAGATTGGCTTTGATTATTTTGGAAGAACTACTACTCAGCAGCAAACCGAAATTGCTCAAGACATCTTCACAAAACTGAATAACAATGACTACCTAGAGGAGCAGACCATGAAGCAGCTTTACTG
Above is a genomic segment from Torulaspora globosa chromosome 1, complete sequence containing:
- the HAS1 gene encoding ATP-dependent RNA helicase HAS1 (ancestral locus Anc_5.40), coding for MSESKKRTAAESEVEAGSETQDGTVEEFAGLNLSGATLKAVEKMGFTKMTPVQGRTIPPLLAGRDVLGAAKTGSGKTLAFLIPAIERLHSLKFKPRNGTGVIVITPTRELALQIFGVARELMEFHSQTYGIVIGGANRRQEADKLVKGVNLLIATPGRLLDHLQNTKGFVFKNLKALVIDEADRILEIGFEDEMRQIIKILPNEDRQSMLFSATQTTKVEDLARISLRPGPLFINVVSEKDHSTADGLEQGYVVCESDKRFLLLFSFLKRNQKKKTIVFLSSCNSVKYYAELLNYIDLPVLDLHGKQKQQKRTNTFFEFCNAERGILICTDVAARGLDIPAVDWIIQFDPPDDPRDYIHRVGRTARGTKGKGKSLMFLTPNELGFLRYLKAAKVPLNEYEFPTNKIANVQSQLEKLIKSNYYLHQTAKDGYRSYLQAYASHSLKTVYQIDKLDLAKVAKSYGFPVPPKVNITIGASGKTPPAKKRRIHKN
- a CDS encoding uncharacterized protein (ancestral locus Anc_5.39): MSDAAKLGDNWFDEWKTESLYRGAVENCNDCIDGSPIAGSGIIVGPILRLRNVDYESFAYKGSILVVTRSAGQGAAPRITYQTGYSYASDCGSKDPQISEGEFKSELFHEEESGGSVFHFFRYDVEIPLADAEQMVKYKLDGEWRPHFRFFIPSKTANFNMISYSCNGFSLSVDTTHFEGSLWFDILNKHAKIHYNVMLGGGDQIYSDSIKIYCEKVKQWTQTTNPVKKFSTVVDDEFRRQLNEFYLTEYLEWYGYGHWKGSTPKSKCTQKCFPIAMASIPSINIWDDHDIIDGFGSYSHTFMKTDAFSSIGKAAYKYYMLFQHHVSVTERKAYLEDPMWIIGPNSSPYIREPSHSIFTRVGPNIGLLGLDCRTERKLKEIVSEATYDVVFEKLVAEANNAKMDHLFVMLGVPIAYPRLVLLEWLFSSSLLAPVRALAKRGILGSGLINEFNGDIELLDDLNDHWCARHHKKERNGLVARLQDYGAKYGIRITILSGDVHLASIGRFMTKRHRRHIFSNSEQAERESAKVANEPENDMRLMFNVISSAVVNTPPPNGMVSLLQSKAEIHHFDYETDEDAVPIFNVEVSGSGHRKEKCFLNKRNWSDIIPVENAMKNEYLSKLLKAKVGDLILPGVVSDSAGLNKINGHDEHTKEIIKNGPDKGFFTYPITEKGVIVSLNMETDMKNPDSKTTKYCLPIPELRMTCDSLSHSGLKHWNFH